A single Anopheles maculipalpis chromosome 3RL, idAnoMacuDA_375_x, whole genome shotgun sequence DNA region contains:
- the LOC126564474 gene encoding UBX domain-containing protein 7: MASKDNVKALVEITGLKEDQATNLLTAYNGNLEGAINAFYENPEGILNPEPAVVIDDDDSGSGPSSAPSSRVIANDDDNVRAPIPRKTEILLPQIEVNRARIGKRRAAVITEVPFRNFELEGRIQEQMLMQQGQGPSAKKVTRLEALFMPPFDILFSGGFDQAQRHGNSVDRWLLVNLQDDLNFCCQTLNRDLWSDMELKAFMRRHLVFWQQSNKTTDGAKFKTFYKVRSEPYIGMIDPRTGEEVRNLSGNDLKPARFLETLKKFLVESKSPHGKEINLSKGYQLGMGPSTSSNGGSKSAAQYSAGSSGQSSSSKPQPSSTAGTSKNRWLTVVDDEEDEFQEITDSESDSEENDRPRATVGSGTASSNNNSNNRNVADVPKLATSAPGSPAKQKETTTEKGKSTHASSKQQGEPAQHPWEIEGETEDGFSRSSENDEKPSTVLSSDSESSLTPDQKTRILLKMPANVTERLFFRSSRTLEQATAKLRQKYEKHCHQSDAAVADVRFFCQAIKSDLSALDSSKTLLELKIHPNAVIHVMTDD, translated from the coding sequence ATGGCTAGCAAAGATAATGTTAAAGCACTGGTAGAAATAACCGGTCTCAAAGAGGACCAAGCTACCAACCTTCTCACGGCGTACAATGGTAACCTGGAAGGTGCAATCAACGCTTTCTACGAGAACCCCGAGGGTATTCTCAACCCGGAACCGGCGGTCGTGATCGATGACGATGATAGCGGTTCTGGGCCATCTTCTGCACCATCGAGCCGTGTGATAGCAAACGACGACGATAATGTGCGTGCTCCGATACCTCGCAAGACGGAGATTTTGCTTCCGCAAATCGAAGTGAACCGTGCCCGGATCGGAAAGCGCAGGGCAGCCGTCATTACCGAAGTCCCGTTTCGTAACTTTGAGCTCGAAGGGCGCATTCAGGAGCAGATGCTGATGCAGCAGGGTCAAGGACCATCGGCAAAGAAAGTGACCCGACTTGAGGCGCTCTTTATGCCACCGTTCGATATTCTGTTTTCCGGTGGATTTGATCAAGCACAGCGACACGGCAATTCGGTCGATCGATGGTTGTTAGTTAACTTGCAGGACGATCTTAATTTTTGCTGTCAAACGTTAAACCGCGATCTATGGTCGGACATGGAGCTAAAAGCATTCATGCGCCGTCATCTGGTGTTTTGGCAGCAGTCGAACAAAACCACAGACGGAGCAAAGTTTAAAACGTTCTACAAAGTTCGCTCTGAGCCGTACATTGGCATGATCGATCCCCGGACCGGTGAGGAGGTGCGGAATCTGTCCGGCAACGATCTAAAGCCGGCTCGATTTCTCGAAACGCTCAAAAAGTTTTTGGTGGAAAGCAAATCTCCGCACGGCAAGGAGATTAACTTAAGCAAAGGCTATCAACTAGGCATGGGCCCTTCTACGTCTTCGAACGGTGGGTCGAAAAGTGCAGCCCAATATAGCGCCGGAAGTAGCGGTCAAAGCAGTAGTTCCAAACCACAGCCGTCCAGTACAGCTGGAACTAGCAAAAACCGGTGGCTTACGGTAGTCGATGATGAAGAGGATGAATTTCAGGAAATTACGGACAGTGAAAGTGACAGTGAGGAAAACGATCGGCCTCGGGCGACGGTTGGAAGTGGTACAGCAAGTAGCAATAATAACAGCAACAATAGGAATGTGGCGGATGTCCCAAAACTGGCTACGTCGGCACCTGGTTCACcagcgaaacaaaaagaaacgacCACAGAGAAAGGCAAAAGCACACATGCTTCTTCCAAGCAGCAAGGAGAACCAGCACAACATCCCTGGGAAATTGAAGGGGAAACTGAGGATGGCTTTAGCAGGAGTTCCGAGAACGATGAAAAACCATCCACAGTGCTCAGTTCCGATTCGGAGTCCAGCTTAACGCCGGATCAAAAAACGCGCATTCTGCTTAAAATGCCGGCTAATGTAACGGAAAGACTGTTCTTCCGGAGCTCGCGGACCCTGGagcaagcaacagcaaaattgCGACAGAAGTACGAAAAGCATTGCCATCAAAGTGATGCAGCCGTCGCAGATGTGCGATTCTTCTGTCAGGCTATCAAATCAGATCTGTCCGCACTCGATTCCTCCAAAACGTTGCTGGAGTTGAAAATTCACCCGAACGCTGTGATTCACGTCATGACGGACGATTAG